The Bacteroidota bacterium genome contains a region encoding:
- a CDS encoding FKBP-type peptidyl-prolyl cis-trans isomerase codes for MGTIPPNSTLIFEVELIKVEQGVSIEAFNVAGKDTQITQSGLKYIVVEQGNGDFIKKNETAKIHYTGYLSDGTIFDSSVKKGKELEFPVSTGSIIKGLDEGVLFMKKGGKCRLIIPASLGFGDQAMGSIPANSTLIFDVELIDIIPEKKVEAFDIEGKKIHKTNSGLEYIIVKEGAGKQAEAGLNVEVHYTGYLENGEIFDSSVKRGKPIDFPLGTGRVIKGWDEGIAMMKVGGKRRLIIPSELGYGSRAQGSIPANATLIFDVELVNVK; via the coding sequence GAGCAAGGAGTTAGTATTGAAGCTTTTAATGTTGCCGGAAAAGATACTCAAATTACCCAATCTGGTTTGAAATATATTGTTGTTGAACAAGGAAATGGAGATTTCATCAAAAAAAATGAAACAGCAAAGATTCATTACACAGGCTATCTGAGCGATGGTACAATTTTCGATTCATCGGTAAAAAAGGGTAAGGAATTAGAATTTCCGGTAAGTACAGGGAGCATAATTAAAGGACTTGACGAGGGCGTGCTTTTCATGAAAAAGGGCGGAAAGTGTCGTTTAATAATTCCAGCTTCTTTGGGTTTTGGAGATCAAGCTATGGGAAGTATTCCAGCAAATTCAACTTTAATTTTCGATGTAGAATTAATTGATATCATACCTGAAAAAAAGGTTGAAGCTTTTGATATTGAAGGAAAAAAGATTCACAAGACAAACTCCGGTTTAGAATATATAATTGTAAAAGAAGGAGCCGGAAAACAAGCTGAAGCAGGCTTAAATGTCGAGGTTCATTATACAGGATATTTAGAAAATGGCGAAATTTTTGACTCTTCGGTAAAAAGAGGAAAACCAATTGACTTTCCTCTCGGAACAGGGCGAGTAATTAAAGGTTGGGACGAAGGAATTGCAATGATGAAAGTTGGTGGTAAACGCCGCTTGATAATTCCATCTGAACTTGGATACGGAAGCAGAGCCCAAGGAAGTATTCCTGCAAATGCCACTCTTATTTTTGATGTTGAATTAGTTAATGTTAAATAA
- a CDS encoding DUF3365 domain-containing protein has protein sequence MIKKSLLIALLFAWTLLLVVSLLWNLKTINNSTLTNVKGQTKAFFDQIQISRRWNAKHGGVYVPITDSILPNKYLDIKNRDIIIDSLGISLTKINPAYMTRQVSELAKKYNATRFHITSLDPIRPQNKPDYWEANMLNSFENGVIDTIELINWHNEQYYRYMAPLEIREACLKCHADQGYELGDIRGGISVSVKAEKYLASSNALKQNIWVFHGLILIIGLSVIYFISRYINKNYLKLIKKAVQLENYEEELSVQNEELLSHQDQIIKQKDIAEKAKEKAELASQYKSIFLANMSHEIRTPLNGIIGFTNILLEQGDLNEVQKDQIDTIKNSGDNLIAIVNDIIDYSKIEANQLELEEAHLNLFNLINETLKMLSFKAKRKGIELHSNIHPDIPSWIIGDSVRIKQVLINYLNNAIKFTHQGFVELDVVPAEIKGKNIKIKFSVIDTGIGISLSNQSKIFTDYAQAEKSTARKYGGSGLGLAISKRLAKLMNGEVGFESVENSGSTFWFTGRYKIGKSPGYVNLNTKPIKAKRNIKALLAEDNLINQKVATIFLKKYVKEIEVAANGAEAVEFVKNEHFDLIFMDIQMPVMDGYEATKKIREIEDSENRTKSVIIAMTANALKGDREKCIAIGMNDHLSKPFKPEDLAKIIEDFV, from the coding sequence ATGATAAAGAAAAGCCTTTTGATAGCTTTATTATTTGCATGGACATTATTATTGGTAGTAAGTCTATTATGGAATTTAAAAACTATTAACAATTCAACTTTAACGAATGTAAAAGGACAAACTAAGGCATTTTTCGATCAGATTCAAATTTCGAGAAGATGGAATGCCAAACATGGTGGTGTCTATGTTCCGATTACGGATTCTATTTTGCCAAACAAATATTTAGACATCAAAAATAGAGATATAATAATTGATAGCTTGGGTATTTCTCTTACGAAAATAAATCCGGCTTATATGACAAGGCAAGTTTCGGAGTTGGCTAAAAAGTATAATGCTACACGATTCCATATTACAAGTTTAGACCCAATTCGTCCTCAAAATAAACCCGACTATTGGGAAGCTAACATGTTAAATTCTTTTGAAAATGGAGTAATAGATACTATTGAGCTAATTAATTGGCATAACGAACAGTACTACAGGTATATGGCTCCATTAGAAATTAGAGAAGCCTGCCTAAAATGCCACGCCGACCAAGGCTATGAATTAGGCGATATTCGGGGAGGGATAAGTGTTTCTGTGAAGGCTGAAAAGTATCTGGCAAGTTCTAATGCATTAAAACAAAACATTTGGGTTTTTCATGGACTTATATTAATAATTGGTTTGTCGGTAATTTATTTTATTAGTAGATATATAAATAAGAATTACCTGAAGTTGATAAAAAAGGCCGTACAGCTTGAAAATTACGAAGAAGAACTCTCAGTTCAAAACGAAGAACTTTTGTCTCATCAAGATCAAATAATTAAACAAAAGGATATTGCTGAAAAAGCAAAAGAAAAAGCCGAGTTAGCCTCGCAGTATAAGTCAATTTTTTTAGCAAATATGAGCCACGAAATACGTACTCCCTTAAATGGAATTATTGGTTTCACAAATATTTTGCTCGAACAAGGAGATTTGAACGAGGTGCAAAAAGATCAGATAGATACGATAAAAAATAGTGGAGACAATCTCATTGCCATCGTAAACGATATAATTGATTATTCGAAAATTGAAGCAAACCAATTAGAATTGGAAGAAGCTCATTTAAATTTGTTCAACCTGATAAATGAGACTTTGAAAATGCTAAGCTTTAAGGCAAAGCGTAAAGGTATTGAATTGCATAGTAATATTCATCCGGATATTCCCTCATGGATAATTGGCGATTCTGTCAGAATTAAGCAAGTTTTGATAAATTATTTAAACAATGCAATAAAATTTACGCATCAGGGCTTTGTAGAATTAGATGTCGTTCCTGCAGAAATTAAAGGAAAGAATATAAAAATAAAGTTTTCTGTGATTGATACAGGTATTGGTATTTCTTTGTCAAACCAGTCGAAAATATTTACAGATTATGCTCAAGCAGAAAAATCGACAGCCCGAAAATACGGAGGAAGTGGCTTAGGTCTGGCAATATCTAAAAGGCTTGCTAAATTAATGAATGGCGAGGTTGGATTCGAAAGTGTCGAAAATTCAGGTTCTACCTTTTGGTTTACAGGGAGATATAAAATTGGGAAATCTCCCGGTTATGTCAATTTAAATACAAAGCCAATTAAAGCCAAAAGAAATATTAAGGCATTGCTGGCAGAAGATAATTTGATTAATCAGAAAGTTGCAACAATTTTCTTGAAAAAATATGTTAAGGAAATTGAAGTTGCTGCAAATGGTGCTGAAGCTGTAGAATTTGTAAAAAACGAACATTTCGATTTGATTTTTATGGATATTCAAATGCCTGTTATGGACGGCTATGAAGCTACAAAAAAAATACGTGAAATCGAAGATAGTGAAAATAGAACCAAATCAGTAATAATTGCAATGACAGCAAATGCCTTAAAAGGCGATAGAGAAAAATGTATTGCTATTGGCATGAACGATCATTTGTCAAAACCATTCAAACCAGAAGATTTGGCAAAAATAATTGAGGATTTTGTCTAA
- a CDS encoding bifunctional (p)ppGpp synthetase/guanosine-3',5'-bis(diphosphate) 3'-pyrophosphohydrolase: MLKINTEYKFLLELLKPTIKTEEAKMLDLAFAKLQAYAKKSNNEVEISEILITARIAMEEIGLQAFSIVCIFLLNPYKSKIITIDELKNEFGEKIAKTIVEIEKISDLNVNEKSLKSDYINALLKAVSNDIRVILIKLAQHLHIIRTFVESTKEEKDKIVSETEYLYAPFAHRAGLYNIKLELEDSVMKIKNPQMFHSIQDKIIETERSRESFINYFLKPINEKLKSQNYDFKISWRTKSISSIYRKIQKQNVEFEEVYDLFAIRIIIESKEKSDCWKVYSIVSDLYIPNTNRLRDWISFPKNNGYESLHTTVMSKEGKWVEIQIRTKQMDEIAEMGMAAHWKYKSEQKSNTVENWIQKTREMLVSQELDKEDKIDSFKADLYSNEIFVFTPNGDLKKFPKGSTILDFAFDIHTKIGMTCQSAKINNKLVPLKYVLKNGDQVFIITSKNQRAREDWLKFVKTTKAKSKIKKILKEEKNKEADNGKEILKRKLKNWKLKFDDETVSFLLKSLKIQNAIDFYSAIARDTIEIQDIKNVLLSSNESETIIPETAVAAEDINSKPEKEKDYFLIDGSVDNINYRFAKCCNPIFGDNVFGYVTIGTGISIHRKNCPNAKNLVLNNKFRIKTIKWKTDESNASFKTAIRISGDDRVGMLEEITKLISSDLKLNMRGINLNSSKDEFIGTINIVVKSTTHLHIILQKLRKIKGIRKVVRSE; the protein is encoded by the coding sequence ATGCTAAAAATAAATACAGAATATAAATTCCTGCTTGAACTTTTAAAACCAACAATAAAAACAGAAGAGGCAAAAATGCTTGACTTAGCTTTTGCCAAACTTCAAGCATACGCGAAAAAATCCAATAATGAAGTTGAAATTTCTGAAATATTAATTACTGCGAGAATTGCAATGGAAGAAATCGGTTTGCAAGCATTTTCTATTGTTTGTATATTTTTGCTTAATCCTTACAAAAGTAAAATCATAACAATTGATGAACTCAAAAATGAATTCGGTGAAAAAATAGCAAAAACTATTGTCGAAATCGAAAAAATTTCGGATTTGAATGTTAATGAAAAAAGCTTAAAATCGGACTATATCAATGCACTTCTAAAAGCTGTTTCAAATGATATCAGAGTTATTTTAATAAAACTTGCCCAACATTTGCATATAATCAGAACATTTGTTGAATCTACTAAAGAAGAAAAAGATAAAATCGTTTCAGAAACAGAATACCTTTATGCTCCTTTTGCTCACAGGGCCGGGCTTTACAATATAAAGCTCGAACTGGAAGATTCTGTAATGAAAATAAAAAATCCCCAAATGTTTCATTCTATTCAAGATAAAATTATTGAAACTGAGAGAAGCAGGGAATCATTTATTAATTATTTTCTTAAACCTATAAATGAAAAACTAAAATCTCAAAACTATGATTTTAAAATTTCGTGGCGAACAAAATCAATAAGTTCTATCTATCGGAAAATTCAAAAACAAAATGTTGAATTTGAGGAAGTTTATGACCTTTTTGCCATAAGAATAATAATTGAGAGCAAAGAAAAATCTGACTGTTGGAAAGTTTATTCTATAGTATCCGATTTATATATTCCCAACACCAACAGACTGAGGGATTGGATTTCGTTTCCAAAAAACAATGGTTATGAATCTTTGCATACAACTGTGATGAGCAAGGAGGGCAAATGGGTTGAAATTCAAATTCGCACAAAACAAATGGACGAAATTGCAGAGATGGGAATGGCTGCGCACTGGAAATATAAAAGCGAACAAAAATCAAACACCGTAGAAAACTGGATTCAGAAAACCCGAGAAATGCTTGTTAGCCAAGAACTTGACAAGGAGGATAAAATTGATAGTTTCAAGGCTGACCTTTACAGCAACGAAATTTTTGTTTTTACGCCGAATGGTGATTTGAAAAAATTCCCGAAAGGTTCTACTATCCTCGATTTTGCATTCGATATACACACAAAAATTGGTATGACATGCCAAAGTGCCAAAATAAACAATAAACTTGTCCCATTGAAATATGTTTTAAAAAACGGAGATCAGGTTTTTATTATTACTTCAAAAAATCAGAGGGCTCGTGAAGATTGGCTAAAATTTGTAAAAACAACAAAAGCAAAATCTAAAATCAAGAAAATTTTAAAGGAAGAAAAAAATAAGGAGGCAGATAATGGCAAAGAAATTTTGAAGCGGAAACTGAAAAATTGGAAATTAAAATTTGATGATGAAACAGTTAGTTTTTTGCTAAAAAGTTTGAAAATTCAAAACGCTATAGATTTTTATTCAGCCATAGCAAGAGATACTATTGAAATTCAGGACATTAAAAATGTTCTTTTAAGCTCAAACGAGTCTGAAACTATCATTCCTGAAACTGCTGTCGCGGCTGAAGATATTAATTCTAAGCCAGAAAAAGAGAAGGACTATTTTCTGATTGACGGTTCGGTTGACAACATAAACTACCGATTTGCCAAATGTTGTAATCCAATATTTGGCGATAATGTTTTCGGATATGTAACTATAGGAACAGGAATTTCTATACATAGGAAAAACTGTCCGAATGCCAAAAATTTAGTTTTGAACAACAAGTTTCGTATTAAAACAATTAAATGGAAAACAGACGAATCCAATGCTTCGTTCAAAACAGCAATCCGCATTTCGGGAGACGACAGAGTAGGTATGTTGGAAGAAATAACCAAACTTATTTCGTCTGATTTAAAATTAAATATGAGAGGAATAAACCTAAATTCGAGTAAAGATGAATTTATTGGGACTATAAATATTGTAGTGAAAAGCACAACACATTTGCACATTATTCTACAAAAACTAAGAAAAATAAAAGGTATTAGGAAAGTTGTTAGAAGTGAGTAG